The following nucleotide sequence is from Capra hircus breed San Clemente chromosome 16, ASM170441v1, whole genome shotgun sequence.
AGCCAAGGAGCAGGAGTCCTGAGCAGGCTGGTGCTGCCCCCGGGAGGGCAGGCCCTGGCCCAGCACTCGTTTGGTGCCTGCAGGCTTACCTGAAGTGGGTGGCAGAAGGCGGCAAGGACCAGCAGCTGCCAGGCCTGGAACTGACCTACCAGCAACTATTCTTCATCAACTATGCACAGGTGGGAGTCagttccccactcccaccctccccACTTGCCCCCACACCCACTGCTGGGAACTggctcccacctcctacccttgGTGAGCCCTCACTACAGGGTGCCTCCAGGGACACTGTGGGCTGGCAAGCTGGGCAGAACCGGAACTAATGGGccaagagggcttcctggagggaaAGGATGTCAGGGGAGGTGGGTCTGGGGAAGATTCAGATGTAGCTGTGGAGGGAAGGGGCAACCAGCTGCCTTCCCTCTCCCTACCCAAGGAGCAGGGGTCCTGGCAGAAGGAGACCACACTCCCTCACTGCCACAGCCCTAAGGGAGCCCCGCCTCCCCGGGCCATTGTTGGGACGTGGCAGGGGCGACCCCTGcatcccacccccgccccttcCCCAGTTCTGCAGCCACACCCCTCATGCGCCCACAGGTGTGGTGCGGATCCTACCGGCCAGAGTTCGCCATCCAGTCCATCAAGACTGACGTCCACAGTCCCCTGAAGTACAGGCAAGTGGCCCTGGCgtccccgcgccccgcgcccgggCCGGCGCTGTCTCAGGCCCCTCCGTCCACCCGCAGGGTGCTGGGCTCGCTGCAGAACCTGGGCGCCTTCGCAGACGCGTTCCACTGCGCGAATGGCTCCCCCATGCACCCAAAGGTGCGATGCCGCGTCTGGTAGCCAAGGCCGAGCCGCGCTGCGCGGCCCACGCCCACCCGCCGCCCCGAGGCGTCCCATCCGCGCGGAGACAGTGCCGCCGGCGGGGACCCCGCAGCCAGCAGCCGACCCACCCGCGCCGAGCCCAGCCTCCGCACCGGGCCTGGACAGCAGCTGGCGCCTCAGATAACCGGAGGTgagcgcctccctgcccagagcCGCCTCTGCGCCCGCCCGCGAGGGTCTACGCCGCCCACCGCAGCCCTGTAGACGCGGTTATCCGTCTTCCGCCCGCTCTCCAAAGCGCGTCCTCCTCAGATGTCCACGAGCTTGGACTTCAGCTAAGTAAACGCTTTAAAGAAGCGGCTGCCTTGTCTGTGTAGCAGGGCCCAGGGCGAGCCGTCAGGGTGATAGTACCCCAGAAAGTGCCCCCTCTCCCACGGCACCTGCCACTGACTGCTGGAGCCGAATGGGAACATGGCAGGGCACTCCTGACAGACCCCCAGGGTCCTTGTGCAGGACGCACAGCAGTGACCACGATGCCCCCAAATGCCCACCCATGCTGACGGTTCAGACAAGGCGAGGGGCTCCTGACTCAGGAAGGAACTGAGGTGGGGGATGGGCAGAGGGGATGCAAGCTGCACCCCACTATCTGGATGTGGGGTTTTGTGTAACTGGAAGCTGGTGAGGGGTTAAAGCTTGTCATGTGCCCTGAGTTTTAAATGACTACAGAGAGGCTGGGTGAGGGGGTTGGGTGGACAGGGAGAACAGCTAGAAGGCCCCTGTGGTTGTCCAGGCCCAGACCAGGGGACATGGGGGAGGGGGGGGTGCTGCTGAGAAACTCATCTGGACTCAGATGAGAGCCCCTGAAGGTGGGCAGGACAGGAGTTCTGCTCTGTACCTGTCAACTTTGAGGTGCTGGTCACCCTCATGTGACAGCACCTCAGGGAGCTAGACCTTCTCTAGGCAAGCCTCTTCCCCAGGAGGGCTTCCCTACAAGTCCCCGCTGCCCAGCAGTGCTCCCTAGAACCCAACTAGCTCCCACCAGATGTGAACTCTGACCCTGAGCCTTCCAGGCTGGGCTCCCACCTGGGGTGTTTCCTATCAGATGGAGCCCACCCCACCCTCGTCTCCCACACCCTGGGCCTATCTGCAGACCCCTGACATGCAGGCACCAAAGGCCCAGGGTCTCCAGAGAAACTGCCAGGGGCATGTCCACCACCACCAACCCACCAGGGAAAGTGACTCCCCTAGTGGGGAAAGTGAAGCTTCAGGACGCACGACCACCCGCTGGCCTGGATGAAACCATCAGTGATCAAGCCCCCAGCTGCTGAGCACATGATTCGGAGGCAATGAAGAAACGCTGCCCAGAAACCGCAGTTTAATGCTCATCGCTGCTCACAGACCAGGGCGCCCAGAGATTCTGGAGTCTGCTCACATCCAGCTCCCAATGTGCCCTGGGCAGGCGACACCTCCTGGGACCTTCACCTAGAGCATGCCTCTTCATCGCACTGTGAAGGCAGCAGGGGCCCCATCAGGCCAGCCATGCCCCTGGGGCCAAGAGCCACTCATCCCACCCTCCAGGGCCATAGACCCTCCAGGGGGGTCTAAGGCCCAAGGAGGAGGAAAAGCATGCTGGACAGTCCCCTCCATGTGGGGCACAGAAGGTCGGCCATCAGAACCATGCTAATATGGGCTACAGTCACCTGGGACAACCTCAGCCCTCCTAGGCTGAGAGGACAGGCCACTCCTCTTCTCTGCAGCCCGAGTGACCCTCTGTCCTCCAGAGAGGCCCTGCTATGCCTGCCCATACAGCCACCCTGCCCTTGGCCTGTCACCACAAAGTGGGGCAGGCGACAGTGACATGCTGGGGCTGCCATGGGCACTGAATCACCTAAAGCCATCCAGGTCCAGCTCAAAGTCTGGCCACATTAAACGTGCAACCCTGGGGAGTTTGAGGGGGAGGCATTTAGTGAAGTGCCCACCCCAGGCCTGGGCTCACCTGGGGTGGCTCACTGGGGCCGACCTCTGCAGAGATGCCCAAGGCCTGCAGGATGCTCTCGGGCGGGGCGTAGTCACCCGGAGACTTCTGGACAAAGTGCAGCAGCACTTTATCACCACCTGCagcaggtggaggtgggggtggagtggTCAGGGTGCCCCTGTGCAGCCACCACCCCACCTGGTTACGGAGATGCGTGAGCTGCTCTGGCCACACCCTGCCCAGCTAAGAGGACACTGAGAGCTGGGCCACACTGCAAAGAGGGAAACTGTGATTAACAAgccagaaggaaggagagaggaagggtcAGGGCAGAGTCAAGTTCAGCAAGACATTCCCACCTAAGCATGTGGCCGCGATCCCCACCCCGTGACCACACATTAACTCCTGACGCCCATGCCCTAGCCCACCTTTGGCAACCACCAGCAGCCCTCCGCTCTGCAGCAGATCCCCAGACAAATTCCCCTGGATGCCGACAGCCTTGGCCTGGAGGAAGGGAGCAGCCCAGGTAAGTCCTAGACAGAAGCCCTGCACCCCAGCCCCATACAACCCTGGCCCTCACAAACCTTGGCGGCCACATCACGAACAGGCTTTCCCAGGGCAGCCGGCAGGATGCTCAAGCTGTTGTACCTGCCAAGACACAACTGGCTCATGCAGGCTCCGACTCTGCACCAAAGACTGGGCCCCAGAGCCTGCCCCCTACCCTGACTCCACAAGATGCACCCACCAGTTCCCACAAGCAAGCCCCACCCCAACTCGCCAGGGGCTCAGGGGACATGGGACAGCTAGGCCAGCAGCTGGCCCAGCCCCAGAAGGAGCAGCTGCCAGATCCACGGGGCCCCACAGAGGGTGTGGGGAGTGTGGACAGGGTGAGTCCGGGGATCTGGCTCAGCTGGCACCGCCAATCAGACAAGGCAGCCAGCCTGTAGCAAGGCACCCAAGGTGGTTGAGGGGCCCCTGACTGGTGCCCTAGGCCCAGGCCTCCGCTACAGCCAGCTAGGGAGAAGTCCTGGGTGAGAAGCCTAACCTATAGCCCATAACAGACACAGGCACCCAAGAGAGAGGCTGGTAGGGCTAACTGGAGCAGTGGATGCCCCCAGAGTCCGCTTGGCCAAGGAGAGGGTggcaggcagaagaagaggggagCAGTGAAGCCCAGAGCTCTCAGCTCACCGCTTGAAGCCCAGCTCCTTGTAAAACTGCTTGCTCTCGTCCAGGTAGAGCTCTGGAAAGCAGAGACCACAGCTGTGTGCCCCTGGATTGTCTTCCCTCCCCCACAACCCCCCACCCCGGGGGGCTCACTCTCCTTCATCTGGCCCTCTGTCCACCCTTGGTGCCCAGCTCAGCCACCCATGACCAGGAGAGGCAGAACAGGGCTGAGTGTCCCCACTGTTAAGAGGAAGGGCAGAGGCCCAGAGGGGACGGGGGAAAAGGGAGGAGCAGTATGCTGTGAGGGCACATCACAGGTTGGAGAGAGAGGGGGGCCAGAGACGGGGGTGGGAGCCGGTGCAGTCTGGGCTCTAGGCCCAGCCACTCCTATTGGGCTTGTGGGGAAACATCTGAGGAAGTTCAGGATCAGGctcctggggaggtgggaggctggcagaggacacagtAAAGACTTTTGGTCTTGATTCCAGGCTAGAGTCACCACTGAGCCCTCCACAGTGGGAGGAACATCATGGCTGGGCAGGCAGGTAGGGGCCACagctggaggaggcaggggaagggaaagggaggaagTAGGAGCGGAGGGCAGGGGAGAGGATACAGGAGCATGTCAAAGCCGCTCCTGCAGAGAGAAGGGTCAGGGCTGGACGAGGAGGAGGCAGGCGAATGCCCTGAGTCTGAGGAGAGGGGTCTCAGGGCGGTTGGGCAGTTGAGGGGCCGgtgctgggggaggagggtggggagcacAGGCACCTCCTGCAAAGTAGCCACCATCCAGGAACTCCTGCAGGCCCAGGGCCTCTGGCCCCACGCCCACCAGGCGCACGCCGTGCTGGTCCAGGAGCCCCTTGAGGTTGCTGAGGTCCCGGGCGATCCAGCGACACACCATGCAGCCGAAGCGCCGCAAGCCGGCCACCACGCACGCCTGCTCCTGCCACAGGCTCCGCAGCTCTACGGCCTGCGTGTGGGCGGGTAAGGAGCGCCGCCAGACCACAGCCTGCAAGCACGTCCACACCCCAAGCCCCGCGCCAGGGCCGCTCACGTCCAGCCAGAGCGCctagctccccacccccaccgccccccgcccAGACTCGGGACTCGGATGCTGCTGCTAGGTGCCAGGGCGCACCCACCTCCCTGAGCCCGCCCGGCCTCACCTCCCCGGTGACCGCGTGCTTCAGGACACACGCGCCAACGCGGGCAAGGTCCACCATACTCATGGCGCCGGCCGCCCCAGATCTCAGCCGCGAGCCCGGGCCCCCACCAGCCGTCTCCGCCTGCGGTCCAGCGTACAAATCGCCTCCGCCGCGGGCACGCCCCAGACGTCGCCCCGCCCCACTTTGCGCGTGCACTGGCCCCGCTCTGCCCTGGGCTCGCCCCCTGGCGTCGCCCCGCCCCACTTTAGGAGAGCACAGGCCCGGCTCCGCCctgcccaccccctacccccacacCCCTCCGCCCTGGCCCCGCCTACTGCAGCGGCTCGGATGCAAAATAGCCTCTGTATTTTGTGTCTAccgccataccaccctgaacgcgcccgatctcttCTGATCTCGGatgctaagcagggtcgggcctgcTTAGTACTTGTTGGTGCTTAGATTTTGTATATGCGTGAGCCCGCCAGCCAAAGGTGCTGCTGGTAGCGCGGGAGGAGCTTGGCAACCGGGCCGCAGGCACGCGGCGCGCGGGGATAGAGTGCAGCGCCCTGCCCCGAGCAGCGGGCTCGATCCTGGTGTGCGGGAAGATAAGGGGAGGAGCGGCCAGGGTCCTGGGATCCCCGTGGGGTCCCATCTGGTGGAGGACCCCGAGGGTAGCCCGAAGGCCTAGCTTTTCCGTGGTCTAACAAGACCAAGATAAAACGTATCTTGAAAGTCCATGACAGTGCAGCGTTTTCTGAGTTTCACGTCCGTGTTGGCTTTCATCATAAAGTACTGTCCATTATCACTCCAGCTAAGCATCTGCTTTAACTCCCAAACTTTGGGTAAAATAGACCTGAAAGAAACAACAGCAGTTTGCTAGGCGCCTTGTGAATTTGTCATTCCTCGCGACAGCCTTGCGACGCCTTCCAGTATCGCTCAGTTTTAGCAGCGAGTGCCCTTAGCACGGAGGGTGAGAGGTGGAGCCAAGGCAAGCTGGACAGCGGAGTCTCACCTGGGGCTCAGTTTTAGCAGCGAGTGCCCTTAGCACGGAGGGTGAGAGGTGGAGCCAAGGCAAGCTGGACAGCGG
It contains:
- the FAM213B gene encoding prostamide/prostaglandin F synthase: MSMVDLARVGACVLKHAVTGEAVELRSLWQEQACVVAGLRRFGCMVCRWIARDLSNLKGLLDQHGVRLVGVGPEALGLQEFLDGGYFAGELYLDESKQFYKELGFKRYNSLSILPAALGKPVRDVAAKAKAVGIQGNLSGDLLQSGGLLVVAKGGDKVLLHFVQKSPGDYAPPESILQALGISAEVGPSEPPQCDEEACSR